A genomic window from Sulfurimonas paralvinellae includes:
- a CDS encoding response regulator transcription factor, with translation MNILLMEDDPVLSDILLDFLREDYSVDYAFNAEEVYNLLEKKSYDLFIFDINVTGQNGLDLLQELRSFSDSTPAIFITAYNDTKHLQKAFDAGAHDYIKKPFELEELKVRIESTKRLFHIESTQLESISQDISFNPQTKEIQTPTKTISLGSKDALLLSYFLKNKNRLISNEELTQNIWDFDSIPSDATLRSHIRTLREIIGKEKIKTIRGEGYLYE, from the coding sequence ATGAATATACTGCTAATGGAAGATGATCCGGTTCTATCGGATATTTTACTTGATTTTCTGCGTGAGGACTACAGTGTCGATTATGCCTTTAATGCTGAAGAGGTCTATAACCTGTTGGAGAAAAAAAGCTACGACCTTTTTATCTTTGACATCAATGTCACCGGACAAAACGGACTTGATCTCCTTCAAGAACTGCGCTCATTTTCCGACAGCACCCCTGCCATCTTCATAACAGCCTACAATGACACAAAACATCTTCAAAAAGCTTTCGATGCCGGTGCACATGACTACATAAAAAAACCTTTTGAACTTGAAGAGTTGAAAGTCCGCATAGAGAGCACAAAACGCCTTTTTCACATTGAAAGCACCCAGCTGGAGAGTATCAGCCAAGACATAAGCTTCAACCCACAGACAAAAGAGATACAGACGCCTACTAAAACCATCTCCCTTGGATCCAAAGACGCTCTGCTATTAAGTTATTTTTTAAAGAACAAAAACAGGCTCATCTCGAATGAAGAGCTCACCCAGAATATCTGGGACTTTGACTCCATACCGAGTGATGCAACACTGCGCTCACACATTAGAACACTGCGTGAGATCATCGGCAAAGAGAAGATAAAAACTATTCGCGGTGAAGGGTATCTCTATGAATAA
- a CDS encoding TrmH family RNA methyltransferase, whose amino-acid sequence MVIKIENIEDKRLQVYHAQRDKGILSDGSFIADSPKVVNLILEQSDIEIYSILATKEYFAEHHELIASRKIPFVYEASKAEISKVVGHKIHHNCMMHAKRPDDSSLCELDETILLLDNITSSENVGAVSRSMAALGVNSLMLGKTSPHPFNRRALRVSMGYASMLKIHVYEDIKESIKTLKSLGYTIYAAEVTEDAQLLSDVRPAGKWALIMGHEGFGIEKDILDLCDAVVSIEMQEGVKSFNVAIAASIMMYNFKNK is encoded by the coding sequence ATGGTTATAAAAATAGAAAATATAGAAGATAAGCGGCTGCAGGTCTATCATGCACAGCGTGATAAAGGAATACTCAGCGACGGCAGTTTCATTGCAGACTCTCCAAAGGTCGTGAACCTTATTTTAGAACAGAGTGATATAGAAATCTACAGCATTTTGGCAACGAAGGAGTATTTTGCAGAGCATCACGAACTCATAGCCTCACGCAAGATCCCTTTTGTCTATGAGGCAAGTAAAGCGGAGATAAGTAAAGTGGTCGGGCATAAGATACATCACAACTGTATGATGCATGCAAAGCGTCCCGACGATTCTTCTCTGTGTGAGCTCGATGAGACAATCTTACTGCTTGATAACATCACTTCAAGCGAAAATGTTGGTGCAGTTTCGAGAAGTATGGCAGCTCTTGGCGTGAACTCTTTGATGCTTGGAAAAACATCACCGCATCCATTTAACAGACGTGCACTTCGAGTATCCATGGGGTATGCTTCAATGCTGAAAATTCATGTCTATGAAGATATCAAAGAGAGTATTAAAACTTTAAAAAGTTTGGGTTATACAATCTATGCAGCAGAGGTCACAGAAGATGCACAGCTACTTTCGGATGTAAGGCCTGCAGGAAAATGGGCGCTTATTATGGGACATGAAGGTTTTGGAATTGAGAAGGATATTCTGGATTTATGTGATGCAGTCGTCTCTATTGAGATGCAAGAGGGTGTTAAAAGTTTCAATGTTGCCATTGCCGCTTCTATAATGATGTATAATTTTAAAAATAAATAG
- a CDS encoding sensor histidine kinase, whose amino-acid sequence MNKITKKSFYSFLSLYLVSSFIFLTLAAYWFYSSQVAMEMNANFYKMNHIADKVSAEIIRAQMQHKSFTLKPLKGAAVALFDKNRKLLDGMIVQPIDFAKDYYMENSIFTLVSQRTAGHLGVQYVVVQSNECTKNVQKIKNKIAYAVIITAILIILIAIFLSYIFLKPIKEKMEEIENFVKDTTHELNTPITALMMSTSRIRSKKEYDEKIVKNISISTKQLYDIYASLSFLSFDAQSEAPQKLSFDVVIKEDIAYFEELLEKKNIKVTADLAKCEITITPTKAKMLINNLLSNAIKYSKPNTTITITTTADTFTIKDEGIGIEKEKLDVIFQRFVRANSYAGGFGVGLNIVDAIAKEYGYTINIVSQKNKGTEITLRFH is encoded by the coding sequence ATGAATAAGATAACGAAAAAATCCTTTTACTCTTTTTTGAGTCTCTATCTTGTGAGTTCGTTCATTTTCCTAACGCTTGCCGCTTACTGGTTCTACAGCTCCCAGGTTGCCATGGAAATGAATGCCAACTTTTACAAGATGAACCATATAGCTGACAAAGTAAGCGCTGAGATAATCCGCGCACAGATGCAGCATAAATCTTTTACATTGAAACCTCTCAAAGGAGCTGCAGTAGCTCTTTTTGACAAAAATAGAAAACTGCTTGACGGCATGATTGTCCAACCGATTGATTTTGCAAAAGATTATTATATGGAAAATAGTATCTTTACGCTTGTCTCACAAAGAACAGCGGGACATCTCGGTGTTCAATACGTTGTTGTTCAAAGTAATGAATGTACCAAAAACGTACAAAAGATAAAAAATAAGATCGCTTACGCCGTTATAATCACAGCCATACTCATCATACTCATAGCCATCTTTCTCTCCTACATCTTTTTAAAACCGATCAAAGAAAAAATGGAAGAGATAGAAAACTTTGTAAAGGACACCACCCATGAACTCAACACCCCTATCACAGCACTCATGATGAGCACCTCACGCATACGGAGCAAAAAAGAGTATGATGAGAAGATAGTCAAGAACATCTCCATCAGTACAAAACAGCTCTATGATATCTATGCATCATTGAGTTTTTTGAGTTTTGACGCCCAAAGTGAAGCACCGCAAAAACTTAGCTTTGATGTAGTCATCAAAGAAGACATCGCCTATTTTGAGGAGCTTTTAGAAAAGAAGAACATTAAAGTGACAGCAGACCTTGCCAAATGTGAGATCACGATCACTCCCACAAAAGCCAAAATGCTCATAAACAATCTGCTCAGTAATGCCATAAAATATTCAAAACCAAACACAACAATCACCATCACGACAACAGCAGACACTTTTACAATCAAAGACGAGGGGATAGGCATAGAAAAAGAGAAGCTCGATGTCATCTTTCAGCGTTTTGTGCGAGCCAATTCCTATGCCGGTGGATTTGGCGTCGGTCTCAATATCGTCGATGCCATTGCAAAAGAGTATGGCTACACCATCAACATAGTTTCACAAAAGAACAAAGGTACTGAAATCACTCTTCGTTTTCACTAG